From the Cryptomeria japonica chromosome 2, Sugi_1.0, whole genome shotgun sequence genome, one window contains:
- the LOC131858954 gene encoding uncharacterized protein LOC131858954, which yields MDWSQATIHVGKQRVILQSEPKSKFTIFPSDDLRAQILYHECQFRNYMILSVNEVAGGVSQPKGEEILWLMEFDGSCAASGSGAEVVLIPPSGTHIPFSFKLEFKNTNNTGEYEALLLGLVEAKKLGVKLLQVKGDAELIVK from the coding sequence atggattggtctcaagccacaattCATGTAGGAAAACAGCGAGTCATTTTGCAGTCTGAACCTAAGTCTAAATTCACTATTTTTCCCTCTGATGATCTAAGAGCCCAAATTCTATATCATGAATGTCAATTCAGAAATTACATGATTTTGTCTGTTAATGAGGTAGCAGGAGGTGTATCACAGCCAAAGGGAGAAGAAATTTTGTGGTTAATGGAGTTCGATGGTAGTTGTGCAGCGTCAGGTTCAGGTGCAGAGGTAGTGTTGATTCCTCCTTCTGGTACTCATatccctttttcttttaaattggagTTCAAGAACACAAACAATACAGGTGAGTATGAGGCTTTGTTATTGGGTTTAGTTGAAGCCAAGAAACTGGGAGTAAAACTTTTGCAAGTTAAAggagatgcagagttgattgtaaaatag